In a single window of the Arachis hypogaea cultivar Tifrunner chromosome 6, arahy.Tifrunner.gnm2.J5K5, whole genome shotgun sequence genome:
- the LOC112757901 gene encoding mitogen-activated protein kinase kinase kinase 20-like codes for MIVKGLSHIHRKGIVHCDLKPESILVFPSLDKEIANYQLKIADFGLLKTKEEKADVELWKSKPRGTPSYLSPEAFSGHIDAPMDIWALGCIVIEMLTGLPAWGKSPLLIEELRYLVEHHELSPKKPQGIGFFCHDFLEKCFMKDPSKRWTVDRLFDHPFLYITLFHSYYLATWL; via the coding sequence ATGATTGTTAAAGGGCTTTCACATATTCATCGCAAAGGAATCGTCCACTGTGACCTCAAGCCGGAGAGCATTCTTGTGTTTCCTTCATTGGATAAAGAAATTGCAAACTATCAATTGAAGATTGCAGATTTTGGATTATTGAAAACCAAAGAGGAGAAAGCAGATGTTGAGTTGTGGAAGTCCAAGCCGAGAGGTACGCCATCATACTTGTCGCCGGAAGCATTTTCCGGTCATATTGATGCTCCGATGGATATATGGGCACTTGGTTGCATAGTGATTGAAATGCTCACTGGATTGCCTGCCTGGGGTAAGAGCCCTTTGCTTATTGAGGAGTTGAGGTACTTGGTTGAGCATCATGAACTATCACCCAAGAAGCCGCAGGGAATCGGTTTTTTCTGTCATGATTTTCTGGAAAAGTGTTTTATGAAGGATCCTAGCAAGAGGTGGACTGTTGACAGGCTTTTTGATCATCCTTTCCTTTATATCACCCTGTTTCATTCATATTATCTTGCAACTTGGCTATGA
- the LOC112756079 gene encoding 3-oxo-Delta(4,5)-steroid 5-beta-reductase — protein MSWWGERSTGAAAKNISNEIDESSQNLKNVALIIGVTGIVGNSLAEILSLQNTPGGPWKVYGVARRNRPPWNTNHPVHYVQCDISNTNDVALKLSPLTDVTHIFYVSWTSKSTEAQNIEVNGSMFRNVLNALIPNAPHLRHVSLQTGTKHYLGPFELFGKVKPNEPPFTEDLPRVNAPNFYYTQEDILFEMAQKKKGLTWFINRPNVIFGFSPYSLMNLIGTLCVYAAICRHEGVPLRFPGTKAAWECYSAASDANLIAEQHVWGAVDARARNEAFNVSNGDVFRWKHLWKVLAEKFGIEEYGFVEGSSLRLSELMKDKGGVWDEIVKKNKLQATKLEDVGDWWFADIILGMEGVLDNMNKAKEHGFLGFRDSNKSFINWIERTKAYKIVP, from the exons atgagctGGTGGGGGGAAAGATCTACTGGCGCTGCTGCCAAG AATATATCCAATGAAATAGATGAATCATCACAAAACTTGAAAAATGTGGCATTGATTATAGGCGTGACGGGCATAGTAGGCAATAGTCTAGCCGAAATTCTCTCTCTCCAAAACACACCAGGTGGTCCATGGAAGGTTTACGGCGTAGCGCGGCGTAATCGACCACCGTGGAACACCAACCACCCTGTCCACTATGTTCAATGCGACATCTCGAACACAAACGACGTCGCATTAAAGCTCTCACCGCTAACTGACGTCACTCACATATTTTATGTCTCATGGACCAGCAAGTCCACTGAGGCCCAAAATATTGAAGTCAACGGGTCCATGTTCCGCAACGTCCTCAACGCTCTAATTCCAAACGCTCCCCATCTCCGCCACGTGTCTCTCCAAACAGGAACCAAACACTATCTAGGGCCGTTTGAGCTTTTCGGAAAGGTCAAGCCAAACGAGCCCCCTTTCACTGAGGACTTGCCACGTGTCAATGCACCAAACTTTTACTACACCCAAGAGGACATACTGTTTGAGATGGCCCAAAAGAAAAAAGGCCTGACATGGTTTATAAATAGGCCCAATGTTATCTTTGGATTTTCACCGTATAGCCTGATGAATCTTATCGGAACTCTTTGTGTTTACGCAGCTATTTGTAGACACGAAGGCGTTCCGTTAAGATTTCCAGGAACCAAAGCTGCATGGGAGTGTTACTCAGCGGCTTCAGATGCCAATTTGATTGCGGAGCAGCACGTGTGGGGTGCAGTGGACGCACGTGCGAGAAACGAAGCGTTTAACGTTAGTAACGGTGACGTGTTTAGATGGAAGCATTTGTGGAAGGTATTGGCAGAGAAGTTTGGGATTGAAGAGTATGGGTTTGTTGAGGGTTCGAGTTTGAGGTTGTCGGAATTGATGAAAGACAAAGGTGGTGTTTGGGATGAGATTGTGAAGAAGAATAAGTTGCAAGCTACTAAGCTTGAAGATGTTGGTGATTGGTGGTTTGCGGATATTATATTGGGAATGGAGGGTGTGTTGGATAACATGAACAAAGCCAAAGAGCATggcttcttgggatttagagactccaataaatcatttataaattggATAGAAAGGACCAAAGCTTACAAAATTGTGCCATGA
- the LOC112756076 gene encoding uncharacterized protein: MASRGVAVDKLCLPPKTGNIAGACGVFPPPTSKKSSFVDMGADLGLSPPKKMQKMMDGKGKPVENGVLIPDIEESNVYSKPFQAQDMCRNLEPPITSKSQMVLEGRVKELEIRLESKENERAALEELNVTLTAKISNLKNKLKEADKEKAQLRKEKTTSKPQRG, translated from the coding sequence ATGGCATCAAGAGGTGTTGCAGTGGACAAACTCTGCCTTCCACCCAAGACTGGGAATATTGCAGGTGCCTGCGGTGTCTTTCCACCTCCAACTTCAAAGAAATCTTCATTTGTGGACATGGGTGCTGATCTAGGACTTTCACCTccgaaaaaaatgcaaaaaatgatGGATGGCAAAGGGAAGCCAGTTGAAAATGGTGTGCTGATCCCCGACATTGAGGAGTCCAATGTGTACTCCAAACCCTTTCAAGCCCAAGATATGTGCCGCAACTTGGAGCCACCTATCACCTCCAAATCTCAGATGGTGCTAGAAGGCCGAGTTAAGGAATTAGAGATCCGCCTTGAGTCAAAGGAAAACGAGAGAGCTGCCTTAGAGGAATTGAATGTTACTTTAACCGCCAAGATTAGTAATCTGAAAAACAAGCTGAAGGAGGCTGATAAGGAGAAGGCTCAGTTAAGGAAGGAGAAAACAACATCAAAGCCTCAAAGGGGATAA